One genomic window of Polyangium aurulentum includes the following:
- a CDS encoding YwiC-like family protein: protein MTAESPPLATPAPARSLAPREHGAYGQLGMPLVCGLALGAPSLSGVALAAGAFAAFFAHEPLLVVLGQRGRRARVEDGPRAMRRLALLGGVAIVLGALGLALAPQDARIAALPPIVLTLGVVWLVWRKEEKTTAGEAIAATALSGAAMPVALACGASWAQAGLAWLAWSLSFLLATLGVRGVIARNKHQGRQLSNLAIVTSIVVMAGAVGLWAGGKLPAAVPLGVAPFAVLALAGSLAPVHTKHLRRVGWGLIAASVATLGVLVATLR, encoded by the coding sequence GTGACCGCAGAGAGCCCTCCCCTCGCGACGCCCGCGCCTGCGCGCTCGCTCGCGCCGCGTGAGCACGGCGCTTATGGTCAGCTCGGCATGCCGCTCGTCTGCGGGCTGGCCCTGGGCGCCCCGAGCCTTTCCGGCGTCGCGCTCGCAGCCGGCGCCTTCGCCGCATTCTTCGCGCACGAGCCGCTGCTCGTGGTCCTCGGCCAGCGTGGCCGCCGCGCCCGCGTCGAGGACGGCCCGCGCGCAATGCGCCGCCTCGCGCTCCTCGGCGGCGTCGCGATCGTCCTGGGAGCCCTGGGACTCGCGCTCGCGCCGCAAGACGCGCGCATCGCGGCCCTTCCGCCGATCGTCCTGACGCTCGGGGTCGTGTGGCTGGTCTGGCGCAAAGAGGAAAAGACGACGGCGGGCGAGGCCATTGCGGCGACGGCATTGTCGGGCGCGGCGATGCCCGTCGCGCTCGCGTGCGGCGCCTCGTGGGCGCAGGCGGGGCTCGCGTGGCTCGCCTGGAGCCTGTCATTTCTGCTGGCGACCCTGGGCGTGCGCGGGGTGATCGCCCGCAACAAGCATCAGGGGCGACAGCTCAGCAACCTCGCGATCGTCACGTCCATCGTGGTGATGGCAGGAGCGGTGGGGCTCTGGGCGGGGGGGAAGTTGCCGGCCGCGGTGCCGCTCGGGGTTGCGCCGTTCGCGGTCCTGGCGCTCGCCGGCTCGCTCGCGCCGGTGCACACGAAGCACCTGCGCCGCGTGGGATGGGGGCTCATCGCCGCGAGCGTGGCGACGCTCGGGGTGCTCGTCGCCACGCTGCGCTGA
- a CDS encoding radical SAM protein, whose translation MLLHDPDDGLILFRHRPLRSTPRVDLSGDMVGWGNAVPMRPAEDGTFEASLRLGTGVYAYKMRLADGTWELDATNGATRGRDGMKNSLLVVGGAAEPVLHAPASPWLFVKDDGRLVVRAGLRKSAGNALSVAWDEGDGQRVSPMTLAAEEDEHRLFEALLPASARIVEYLFVLSDKRLVGRCGGAGQAFRVELRALRREGPAWLRGAVLHRVRVAEGEANLAAAARAVDAIADLGATAIVVSSLAPARAGRPVDFGRIDPALGGEEGLAALFAAARRRELKVILEVETPRAHPDFFALVDVRRRGADSPHFTWFDFQDEPVLRLDRPEVVEWVEGTFARLARLGADGFWIGGVADAPRALLGRIRRAARVMRPELSLVGEAAIDLTHRRALDAAADGKAERAIARWLDDGGAARLAEDLAHRRYERGGAGSLALVHVVTEPQGRSPEAARLGALVSLLGASTPVLAGGEALSDPALAGAIRLRRERAALARGDEHFASASGSVLIVRRTWGAEVIDVYLNGSAEERTIDLLSDAPPGARALLTLGEATLDGAASSLRLGPFSAAVVERTALSAAEEQGPRSARPDEVFREGQLARQGLLPSHLYLTVTEVCNLRCGHCITGAPDRTREGAARTAQPWLIDALGEAFAAAHYFGFVHGGESLAAPIFPDVLRAIRRARGELAYDVHLLTNGMLLDGERARALVELGVNSLAFSIDGATAETNDALRAGSRLETILAHIREVIAAREALGADLRVGISMVAGRSAVDELPAMGRLAVDLGVDWLKIEEMFPATPIAARELLAPRSPRVEEAMSALREVLAKSPVVLVDHRAPPSGCACEGDADPELARFRAADDYANRARFFPCRMAWSQACVDPDGAVHPIDYHHPAAGSLAHASFSAIWSGEPVRSLRAAQLARVPIERRASCSAGPSAPREPVEEHHP comes from the coding sequence ATGCTCCTCCACGACCCCGACGACGGCCTGATCCTCTTTCGCCACCGCCCTTTGCGCAGCACGCCGCGCGTCGATCTCTCGGGCGACATGGTCGGCTGGGGGAACGCGGTCCCGATGCGCCCCGCAGAGGATGGAACCTTCGAGGCCTCGCTGCGGCTCGGCACGGGCGTCTACGCGTACAAGATGCGCCTGGCGGACGGCACGTGGGAGCTCGACGCCACGAACGGCGCGACGCGCGGGCGAGACGGCATGAAAAACAGCCTCCTCGTCGTGGGCGGCGCGGCCGAGCCAGTGCTGCACGCGCCCGCGTCGCCGTGGCTGTTCGTGAAGGACGACGGGCGCCTCGTCGTGCGCGCAGGCCTGCGCAAAAGCGCGGGGAATGCGCTTTCGGTCGCGTGGGACGAGGGCGACGGGCAGCGCGTGTCTCCGATGACGCTCGCCGCAGAGGAGGACGAGCACCGCTTGTTCGAGGCCCTCTTGCCGGCCTCGGCGCGCATCGTCGAGTATCTGTTCGTCCTGTCCGACAAACGCCTCGTGGGGCGTTGTGGTGGCGCGGGGCAGGCGTTTCGGGTCGAGCTGCGGGCGCTTCGCCGCGAGGGGCCCGCGTGGCTGCGCGGCGCGGTGCTGCACAGGGTGCGCGTGGCGGAGGGAGAGGCCAATCTCGCCGCGGCGGCGAGGGCGGTCGACGCGATTGCGGACCTCGGCGCGACCGCGATCGTGGTCTCGTCGCTCGCGCCCGCGCGGGCGGGACGGCCGGTGGATTTCGGGCGGATCGATCCGGCCCTCGGCGGCGAGGAGGGCCTGGCGGCGCTCTTCGCGGCGGCGCGCAGGCGCGAGCTGAAGGTGATCCTCGAGGTCGAGACCCCCCGCGCGCATCCCGACTTTTTCGCGCTCGTCGACGTGCGCCGGCGCGGCGCCGATTCGCCCCATTTCACGTGGTTCGATTTCCAGGACGAACCCGTGCTGCGGCTCGATCGGCCGGAGGTCGTCGAATGGGTGGAGGGCACGTTCGCGCGGCTCGCGCGGCTCGGGGCGGACGGGTTCTGGATCGGCGGGGTCGCGGACGCGCCGCGGGCGCTGCTCGGGCGAATCCGGCGGGCCGCGAGGGTCATGCGGCCAGAGCTTTCGCTGGTCGGCGAGGCGGCGATCGACCTGACGCACCGGCGCGCGCTCGACGCGGCCGCCGATGGCAAAGCGGAGAGGGCGATTGCGCGCTGGCTCGATGACGGCGGGGCGGCGCGGCTCGCGGAGGACCTCGCGCACCGGCGTTATGAAAGGGGCGGCGCGGGCTCCCTGGCGCTGGTCCATGTCGTGACGGAGCCGCAGGGGCGCAGCCCGGAGGCGGCGCGGCTCGGGGCGCTCGTGTCGCTGCTCGGGGCTTCGACGCCGGTGCTCGCGGGGGGCGAGGCGCTCTCCGATCCGGCGCTCGCGGGGGCGATCCGGCTGCGGCGCGAGCGTGCGGCCCTGGCGCGCGGGGACGAGCATTTCGCTTCGGCGTCGGGGAGCGTGCTCATCGTGCGCCGCACGTGGGGCGCGGAGGTCATCGACGTTTACCTCAATGGCAGCGCGGAGGAGCGGACGATCGATCTGCTGTCGGATGCGCCCCCGGGGGCGCGCGCGCTGCTGACGCTGGGCGAGGCGACGCTCGACGGGGCCGCGTCCTCGCTCCGGCTGGGCCCGTTCTCCGCGGCGGTCGTGGAGCGGACCGCCCTCTCGGCTGCGGAGGAGCAAGGCCCCCGGAGCGCGCGCCCGGACGAGGTCTTTCGCGAAGGGCAGCTCGCCCGGCAGGGGCTCTTGCCCTCGCACCTCTATTTGACGGTCACCGAGGTCTGCAATCTGCGCTGTGGTCATTGCATCACGGGCGCTCCGGACCGGACGCGCGAGGGCGCGGCGCGGACGGCGCAGCCCTGGCTGATCGACGCGCTCGGCGAGGCTTTCGCAGCGGCCCATTACTTCGGCTTCGTTCACGGCGGCGAATCGCTCGCGGCGCCGATCTTCCCGGACGTGCTGCGCGCGATCCGGCGAGCGCGGGGAGAGCTTGCGTACGACGTCCACCTGCTCACCAATGGCATGCTGCTCGACGGCGAGCGGGCGCGGGCGCTGGTCGAGCTCGGCGTCAACAGCCTCGCATTCTCGATCGACGGCGCCACGGCGGAGACGAACGACGCCCTGCGGGCCGGCAGCCGTCTCGAGACGATCCTCGCGCACATCCGGGAGGTGATTGCGGCGCGAGAGGCGCTCGGCGCGGATCTGCGCGTGGGCATTTCGATGGTCGCGGGGCGAAGCGCGGTGGACGAGCTGCCCGCGATGGGTCGGCTCGCCGTGGACCTCGGGGTCGACTGGCTCAAGATCGAGGAGATGTTCCCGGCGACGCCGATCGCGGCGCGCGAGCTGCTCGCCCCGCGCTCGCCGCGCGTGGAAGAGGCCATGTCCGCCCTGCGCGAGGTGCTCGCGAAAAGCCCGGTGGTGCTCGTCGATCACCGCGCGCCGCCCTCCGGCTGCGCGTGCGAGGGGGACGCGGATCCCGAGCTCGCCCGATTCCGCGCCGCCGACGATTACGCGAATCGAGCCCGGTTCTTTCCGTGCCGCATGGCCTGGTCGCAGGCGTGCGTGGATCCGGACGGGGCCGTGCACCCGATCGATTACCACCACCCGGCGGCAGGCAGCCTCGCGCACGCGTCGTTCTCCGCCATCTGGAGCGGCGAGCCCGTGCGCTCGCTGCGCGCCGCCCAGCTCGCGCGTGTGCCCATCGAGAGGCGGGCGTCTTGCTCGGCAGGCCCCTCGGCTCCACGTGAGCCCGTGGAGGAACACCACCCATGA
- a CDS encoding nucleotidyl transferase AbiEii/AbiGii toxin family protein, whose translation MFIRELLEALGAAQVRYCVVGGVAMNLHGVPRMTYDLDLVVVPDGDNLRATEGILTGLGLKPRIPVPLGELANREHRERMRDERNLVAVTFTDPANPLREVDVLVAPPIDAEELVARSTLMPMPGSMVYVASIVDLIAMKRATGRAQDTADVAHLERLRRG comes from the coding sequence ATGTTCATCCGCGAGCTGCTCGAGGCGCTCGGCGCTGCACAGGTTCGTTACTGCGTCGTCGGCGGCGTCGCGATGAACCTGCACGGCGTGCCCCGAATGACCTACGACCTCGATCTCGTCGTGGTCCCCGACGGCGACAACCTCCGCGCCACCGAGGGGATCTTGACGGGCCTCGGCTTGAAGCCACGGATTCCAGTGCCGCTCGGCGAGCTGGCGAACCGGGAACATCGCGAGCGCATGCGGGACGAACGCAACCTCGTGGCGGTGACCTTTACCGATCCAGCAAATCCATTGCGCGAGGTGGACGTCCTGGTCGCACCGCCCATCGACGCCGAAGAGCTAGTCGCACGCTCGACCCTGATGCCGATGCCTGGTAGTATGGTCTACGTCGCGAGCATCGTGGATCTGATTGCAATGAAACGAGCGACCGGCCGGGCACAAGACACGGCCGACGTGGCCCACCTCGAGCGGCTCCGGAGAGGCTAG
- a CDS encoding sodium/glutamate symporter codes for MDVPTLKLSAIQVLGLSCFGLVIGNALRRAVPVLERLSIPASVLGGLVYAGGSLVLRDRVVNLEFDLVLRDILMIAFFTSVGMSASLRLLKIGGRRVVIFLGASVLGLAAQMGWGAAASKAMGLPALFGVIPGAVSLTGGPATALAFGPVFESAGVAGATTIGLASAVFGIVVSGLLGGFVGSFLIRRHKLSPEAGASATPLEIDVDASPGEKHGGFLENVIALGVAMALGSLLSLKFQQWGLTLPAYIGAMIVAGILRNLDDLLQFAGIEQNKMEEIGNIALELFIVMALLTLQLWQLAKLALPVLVILIGQVVLTVGLCWTAIYWLMGRTYTSAVMAGGYCGFMLGTTANAMACMNEITRKSGPAPQAFFAVSIVGAFLIDFINALMITQAVNVLR; via the coding sequence ATGGACGTCCCGACCCTCAAGCTCAGCGCCATCCAGGTCCTCGGCCTTTCCTGCTTCGGTCTGGTGATCGGCAACGCCTTGCGGCGGGCCGTGCCGGTGCTCGAGCGCCTCAGCATCCCGGCCTCGGTGCTGGGCGGCCTCGTCTACGCGGGCGGGTCGCTCGTGCTGCGCGATCGCGTGGTCAACCTCGAGTTCGACCTGGTCCTGCGCGACATCCTGATGATCGCGTTCTTCACGAGCGTCGGCATGAGCGCGAGCCTGCGGCTGCTCAAGATCGGCGGCCGGCGCGTGGTGATCTTCCTCGGCGCGTCGGTCCTCGGCCTGGCCGCGCAGATGGGCTGGGGCGCCGCGGCATCCAAGGCCATGGGCCTGCCCGCGCTCTTCGGCGTGATCCCGGGCGCCGTCTCGCTCACGGGCGGCCCGGCGACGGCGCTCGCTTTCGGCCCCGTCTTCGAGAGCGCGGGTGTGGCGGGAGCGACCACGATAGGGCTCGCGTCGGCCGTGTTCGGCATCGTGGTGAGCGGCCTGCTCGGCGGGTTCGTCGGCAGCTTCCTCATTCGCCGGCACAAGCTCTCCCCCGAGGCGGGCGCCAGCGCGACGCCGCTCGAGATCGACGTCGACGCGAGCCCCGGCGAGAAGCACGGCGGGTTTCTGGAGAACGTCATCGCCCTCGGCGTGGCCATGGCGCTCGGCTCGCTGCTCAGCCTCAAATTTCAGCAATGGGGGCTGACGTTGCCCGCGTACATCGGCGCGATGATCGTGGCGGGCATCCTGCGCAACCTCGACGACTTGCTGCAATTCGCGGGCATCGAGCAGAACAAGATGGAGGAGATCGGCAACATCGCGCTCGAGCTGTTCATCGTGATGGCGCTGCTCACGCTGCAGCTCTGGCAGCTCGCGAAGCTCGCGCTGCCCGTGCTCGTGATCCTCATCGGGCAGGTGGTCCTGACGGTCGGGCTCTGCTGGACGGCGATCTACTGGTTGATGGGCCGAACCTACACATCGGCGGTGATGGCCGGCGGCTACTGCGGTTTCATGCTCGGGACCACGGCCAACGCGATGGCGTGCATGAACGAGATTACGCGTAAATCGGGCCCTGCCCCACAGGCGTTCTTCGCGGTCAGCATCGTGGGCGCGTTCCTGATCGATTTCATCAACGCGCTGATGATCACGCAAGCGGTGAACGTGCTGCGGTAG
- a CDS encoding PAS domain-containing protein, whose amino-acid sequence MSEIAEESREIEALRARVRALEEREAALREELAHERRIKELCPFIVYFFDLIEQRNVYANRSFAATLGYGEEEIRAMGDEVLVRTMHPEDLTTLGAYTERLGAAADGEFITVEYRVLRRDGTIRWCKSIEQVYSREPDGRVRLVLGFVRDVTEEREAAAERIALERSMLAMSTPLVPIAEGVVAMPLVGRIDGARAQQILEVLLEGITSQQAIVAILDITGVKVVDAEVADGLLKAAQAADLLGAEVVLTGIRPEVAQTIVDIGADMRKVVARSTLAAGIAHALRRTGKR is encoded by the coding sequence ATGAGCGAGATCGCCGAGGAAAGCCGAGAGATCGAGGCCCTCCGCGCGCGCGTCCGTGCGCTGGAGGAGCGGGAGGCCGCGCTGCGGGAGGAGCTCGCGCACGAGCGCCGCATCAAGGAGCTGTGCCCGTTCATCGTCTATTTCTTCGACCTGATCGAGCAGCGCAACGTTTACGCGAATCGAAGCTTCGCCGCTACGCTCGGGTATGGCGAGGAGGAGATCCGCGCGATGGGCGACGAGGTCCTCGTGCGCACGATGCACCCGGAGGATCTCACCACCCTGGGCGCGTACACGGAGCGGCTCGGCGCTGCGGCGGACGGCGAGTTCATCACGGTCGAATACCGCGTCCTGCGGCGCGACGGCACGATCCGGTGGTGCAAGTCGATCGAGCAGGTCTATTCGCGCGAGCCGGATGGCAGGGTGCGGCTGGTGCTCGGCTTCGTGCGTGACGTGACCGAGGAGCGGGAGGCGGCTGCGGAGCGAATCGCGCTCGAGCGCTCGATGCTCGCGATGTCGACGCCGCTCGTGCCCATCGCGGAGGGGGTGGTGGCGATGCCGCTCGTCGGTCGAATCGACGGCGCGCGCGCGCAGCAGATCCTCGAGGTGCTGCTCGAGGGGATCACGTCGCAGCAGGCGATCGTCGCGATCCTCGACATCACGGGCGTCAAGGTGGTCGACGCCGAGGTGGCGGACGGGCTGCTCAAAGCGGCGCAGGCGGCGGATCTGCTCGGCGCCGAGGTGGTCCTGACGGGAATCCGGCCCGAGGTGGCGCAGACGATCGTCGATATCGGCGCGGACATGCGCAAGGTCGTGGCGCGCAGCACGCTCGCGGCTGGAATCGCGCACGCGCTGCGCAGGACGGGGAAGCGGTAG